Proteins found in one Pseudomonas mosselii genomic segment:
- the gspG gene encoding type II secretion system major pseudopilin GspG, translating to MQRNIHSQRGFTLLELLVVLVVLGLLAGIVAPKYFSQLGRSEAKVARAQIEGLGKALDLYRLEVGHYPSSEQGLQALVAAPSGEARWSGPYLQKAVPQDPWGRPYIYKQPGENGGEYDLLSMGKDGQPGGDGENAEITSWQ from the coding sequence ATGCAGCGCAACATCCACAGCCAACGCGGCTTCACCCTGCTCGAACTGTTGGTGGTGCTGGTGGTGCTGGGCCTGCTGGCCGGCATCGTCGCGCCCAAGTACTTCAGCCAGCTGGGCCGTTCCGAGGCCAAAGTGGCGCGGGCGCAGATCGAAGGCCTGGGCAAGGCCCTGGACCTCTATCGCCTGGAAGTCGGCCACTACCCCAGCAGCGAACAGGGCCTGCAGGCCCTGGTGGCCGCCCCCAGCGGCGAGGCGCGCTGGTCGGGGCCATACCTGCAAAAAGCGGTACCCCAGGACCCCTGGGGACGCCCCTACATCTACAAGCAGCCCGGCGAGAACGGCGGCGAGTACGACCTGCTGTCGATGGGCAAGGACGGCCAGCCCGGCGGCGACGGAGAAAATGCCGAGATCACCAGTTGGCAGTGA
- a CDS encoding type II secretion system F family protein: MRYQLKALGSQGVVQMQVEAEDSDQARRQAEDQGLRVLSVRSRGLALRRRPAAFDLMLFSQELATLLGAGLPLIDALESLAEKAPGGATRKTLAQLVGQLYEGRSLSQALAQQPRVFPALYVALVQSSERTGALGDALNRYIGYRQRLDLVRQKLVGASVYPLLLLLVGGGVVLFLLGYVVPRFSLVFEGMGSELPWLSRVLMQIGLFLHAQQLPLGLGTLAGLGALVALRRHPALRRGAGRLLRRLPALHQRLVMYELARFYRSLGILLQGGIPILTALGMARGLLGSSAAEGLEQASRRVAEGLPLSDALLAGQLVTPVSLRLLRAGEQSGNLGEMLERCADFHDQEIGRWVEWFVKLFEPLLMTFIGLLIGLIVILMYMPIFELASSIH, translated from the coding sequence ATGCGCTACCAGCTCAAGGCCCTGGGCAGCCAGGGCGTGGTGCAAATGCAGGTCGAGGCCGAGGACAGCGACCAGGCCCGGCGCCAGGCCGAGGACCAGGGCCTGCGCGTGCTCAGTGTGCGTAGCCGGGGCCTGGCCCTGCGCCGACGCCCGGCAGCGTTCGACCTGATGCTGTTCAGCCAGGAACTGGCCACCCTCCTCGGCGCCGGCCTGCCGCTGATCGACGCCCTCGAAAGCCTGGCCGAGAAAGCCCCCGGCGGCGCCACGCGCAAGACCCTGGCGCAACTGGTGGGCCAGCTGTACGAGGGGCGTTCGCTGTCCCAGGCCCTGGCCCAGCAGCCACGGGTGTTTCCCGCCCTGTACGTGGCCCTGGTGCAGTCGAGCGAGCGCACCGGCGCCCTGGGCGATGCGCTGAACCGCTACATCGGCTATCGCCAGCGGCTGGACCTGGTGCGCCAGAAGCTGGTCGGCGCCTCGGTCTACCCGCTGCTGCTGTTGTTGGTGGGCGGCGGCGTGGTGCTGTTCCTGCTGGGCTATGTCGTGCCGCGCTTCAGCCTGGTGTTCGAGGGCATGGGCAGCGAGCTGCCCTGGTTGTCACGGGTGCTGATGCAGATCGGCCTGTTCCTGCATGCCCAACAACTGCCGTTGGGGCTGGGCACCCTCGCCGGCCTCGGCGCGCTGGTCGCCCTGCGCCGCCATCCGGCACTGCGCCGTGGTGCCGGTCGCCTGCTGCGCCGGCTACCGGCCCTGCACCAACGCCTGGTGATGTACGAGCTGGCGCGTTTCTACCGCTCGCTGGGGATCCTCCTGCAAGGCGGCATTCCCATCCTCACCGCCCTGGGCATGGCCCGGGGGCTGCTCGGCAGCAGTGCGGCCGAAGGCCTTGAGCAGGCCAGCCGACGGGTCGCCGAAGGCCTGCCATTGTCCGATGCGCTGCTGGCCGGGCAACTGGTCACGCCGGTTTCGCTGCGCCTGCTGCGCGCCGGCGAGCAATCGGGCAACCTGGGCGAGATGCTCGAGCGCTGCGCGGATTTCCACGACCAGGAGATCGGCCGCTGGGTCGAATGGTTCGTCAAACTGTTCGAACCCTTGCTGATGACCTTCATCGGCCTGCTGATCGGGCTGATCGTGATCCTGATGTACATGCCGATCTTCGAACTGGCGTCGAGCATTCACTGA
- a CDS encoding sigma-54-dependent transcriptional regulator — translation MEHSILVVEDDEILADNIRTYLGLKGFEVTVCHSAELALEQIKRARPDAVLTDNSLPGMSGHDLLRTLVAQAPELKVIMMTGYGNVEDAVLAMKEGAFHYLTKPVVLAELKLMLDKALAAERMERTLSFYQEREAQKSGLQALIGESPAMLELKHTLRQLLDAERRMASGDLPPVLVEGETGTGKELVARALHFDGSRAKGPFIEFNCASIPANLLEAELFGHEKGAFTDAKERRVGLVEAADGGTLFLDEIGEMDLVLQAKLLKLLEDRTIRRIGAVKERKVDLRVISATNCNLEQMVQQGKFRRDLFFRLRIIALKVPRLYARGQDILRLARHFLAHHGRRYGKPNLRFSAEAEALMLGYGWPGNVRELRNMLEQTVLLAPSEVIGAHQLNLCLTLVDEPQAQPAQVLAFEAPRHEPPGTASLPDMERDMVCRTLDRTDWNVTKSARLLGLSRDMLRYKIEKLGLTRPDKRQW, via the coding sequence ATGGAGCACAGCATCCTGGTGGTCGAGGATGATGAAATCCTCGCCGACAACATTCGCACCTACCTGGGCCTGAAAGGCTTCGAGGTCACGGTGTGCCACAGTGCGGAACTGGCGCTGGAGCAGATCAAGCGCGCCCGGCCCGACGCCGTGCTGACCGACAACTCGCTGCCCGGCATGAGCGGACACGACCTGCTGCGCACGCTGGTGGCGCAGGCGCCGGAGCTCAAGGTGATCATGATGACCGGCTACGGCAACGTCGAGGACGCGGTGCTGGCGATGAAGGAGGGGGCGTTCCACTACCTGACCAAACCGGTGGTGCTGGCCGAGCTCAAGCTGATGCTGGACAAGGCCCTGGCGGCCGAGCGCATGGAACGCACGCTGTCGTTCTACCAGGAACGCGAAGCACAGAAGTCCGGGCTGCAGGCGCTGATCGGCGAGTCGCCGGCCATGCTCGAGCTCAAGCATACCCTGCGCCAGCTGCTCGACGCCGAGCGGCGCATGGCCAGCGGCGACCTGCCGCCGGTGTTGGTCGAGGGCGAGACTGGCACCGGCAAGGAACTGGTGGCCCGCGCCCTGCATTTCGACGGCAGTCGGGCCAAGGGGCCATTTATCGAGTTCAACTGCGCCTCGATTCCTGCCAACTTGTTGGAGGCCGAGCTATTCGGTCATGAGAAGGGCGCCTTCACCGATGCCAAGGAGCGTCGTGTGGGCCTGGTCGAGGCGGCCGATGGCGGCACCTTGTTCCTCGACGAGATCGGCGAGATGGACCTGGTGCTGCAGGCCAAGCTGCTCAAGCTGCTGGAGGATCGGACCATCCGCCGGATCGGCGCGGTCAAGGAGCGCAAGGTCGACCTGCGGGTGATCAGCGCCACCAACTGCAACCTCGAGCAGATGGTCCAGCAGGGCAAGTTCCGCCGCGACCTGTTCTTCCGCCTACGCATCATTGCCCTCAAAGTGCCGCGTTTGTACGCACGCGGGCAGGATATCCTGCGCCTGGCGCGGCATTTCCTGGCCCACCACGGGCGGCGCTACGGCAAGCCCAACCTGCGCTTCTCGGCCGAGGCCGAGGCGCTGATGCTGGGCTACGGTTGGCCGGGCAATGTGCGGGAACTGCGCAACATGCTCGAGCAGACGGTGCTGCTGGCGCCCAGCGAGGTAATCGGCGCTCATCAGCTGAACCTGTGCCTGACCCTGGTCGACGAGCCCCAGGCGCAACCTGCGCAGGTGCTGGCGTTCGAAGCGCCGCGCCACGAGCCCCCGGGTACCGCCAGCCTGCCGGATATGGAGCGCGACATGGTCTGCCGCACGCTGGATCGCACTGACTGGAACGTCACCAAGTCGGCACGGCTGCTGGGACTGTCGCGGGACATGCTGCGCTACAAGATCGAAAAACTCGGCCTGACCCGACCGGACAAGCGGCAGTGGTGA
- a CDS encoding lytic transglycosylase domain-containing protein: MRGLILGLAAGLMALGAQADIYIASDGKGGFVLSNVHRPGRHYERVIKESGLAGGPVNAQLVTGRPYADLVAAAALANDVSPALLHALIKAESGYNPKARSAKGAAGLMQLMPDTAKEMGVADVLDPASNVQGGARYIKRMLKLFDNDITLAVAAYNAGPDAVLSRGRVVPPFAETRRYVPAVLREYRLLRGLAEDAPL, translated from the coding sequence ATGCGTGGGCTGATCCTGGGATTGGCGGCGGGGCTGATGGCGCTCGGCGCCCAGGCCGACATCTACATCGCCAGTGATGGCAAGGGCGGCTTCGTGCTGTCCAACGTGCATCGGCCAGGACGGCACTATGAGCGGGTCATCAAGGAGAGCGGCTTGGCTGGCGGGCCGGTCAACGCCCAGCTGGTCACCGGGCGGCCCTATGCCGACCTGGTGGCGGCCGCGGCCCTGGCCAACGATGTGTCGCCTGCGCTCTTGCATGCGCTGATCAAGGCCGAGTCCGGCTACAACCCCAAGGCCCGTTCGGCCAAGGGGGCGGCGGGGCTGATGCAACTGATGCCGGACACGGCGAAGGAGATGGGTGTCGCGGATGTGCTGGACCCGGCGTCCAACGTGCAGGGCGGGGCGCGCTATATCAAACGCATGCTCAAGCTGTTCGACAACGACATCACCCTGGCGGTGGCGGCCTACAATGCCGGGCCCGACGCGGTGCTCAGCCGGGGGCGGGTGGTGCCGCCGTTTGCCGAGACGCGGCGGTATGTGCCGGCGGTCTTGCGAGAGTATCGGTTGCTGCGCGGACTGGCTGAGGATGCGCCGCTTTGA
- a CDS encoding GGDEF domain-containing protein → MPLSLPTLILVAVFILALMGILTLHAWRRCASDPSLGYLGAMLLISGLGVCLNALRGFGADYLALVLGNIVLLVGTGLGWTAMRVLGGRKPHWPLLLAGAVFWGLFSLWPGFYGDLGLRVKVYSLLTLGYTGLSIGELLRPRVRLQVSYTPALILTTLHAALYLMRTLLEDGVALDQAINNGGASPGFFAFILFESMLFAIGISYVTLAMVRERAEILLRAAAYSDPLTGIDNRRAFMERGNQLLHDCATSQVPVALLLCDLDHFKRINDRFGHPAGDEVLLAFARETARHLRRDDLFARIGGEEFACLLRGASEAEAEQVAQRICAGFSGLALLEPGLLGVSIGIVSQPAAPGELSRLLSMGDRALYAAKHQGRGRALRYAEVC, encoded by the coding sequence GTGCCGCTTAGCCTGCCGACCCTGATCCTGGTCGCCGTTTTCATCCTGGCCCTGATGGGCATCCTGACCCTGCACGCCTGGCGGCGCTGCGCCAGCGACCCGAGCCTGGGCTACCTGGGCGCGATGCTGCTGATCTCGGGCCTGGGAGTCTGCCTGAACGCCCTGCGCGGGTTTGGCGCGGACTACCTGGCCCTGGTACTGGGTAATATCGTCCTGCTGGTCGGCACCGGCCTGGGCTGGACGGCCATGCGCGTGCTCGGCGGGCGCAAACCGCACTGGCCGCTGCTGCTGGCCGGCGCCGTGTTCTGGGGCCTATTCAGCCTATGGCCGGGCTTTTACGGCGATCTCGGCCTGCGGGTGAAGGTGTATTCGCTGCTGACCCTGGGCTATACCGGCCTGAGCATCGGCGAATTGCTGCGCCCACGGGTGCGCCTGCAGGTGTCCTATACCCCGGCGCTGATCCTGACCACCCTGCATGCAGCGCTCTACCTGATGCGCACGCTGCTCGAGGACGGTGTCGCCCTCGACCAGGCGATCAACAACGGCGGCGCCAGCCCGGGCTTCTTTGCCTTCATCCTGTTCGAGTCGATGCTGTTCGCCATCGGTATTTCCTATGTGACCCTGGCAATGGTTCGCGAGCGCGCCGAGATCCTGCTCCGCGCCGCGGCCTACAGCGACCCGCTGACCGGCATCGACAACCGCCGGGCGTTTATGGAGCGTGGCAACCAGTTGCTGCATGACTGCGCAACAAGCCAGGTGCCGGTGGCTTTGCTGCTGTGCGACCTGGACCATTTCAAACGGATAAACGACCGATTCGGCCACCCCGCCGGGGATGAGGTGCTGTTGGCGTTCGCCCGGGAAACCGCTCGCCACCTGCGCCGCGACGACCTGTTTGCGCGCATCGGCGGTGAGGAGTTCGCCTGCCTGCTGCGCGGCGCCAGCGAGGCCGAGGCCGAACAGGTGGCGCAGCGGATTTGCGCCGGATTTTCCGGGCTGGCGTTGCTGGAACCGGGCCTGCTGGGTGTAAGTATCGGCATAGTCAGCCAGCCGGCCGCGCCAGGGGAGCTATCGCGGCTGCTGTCGATGGGCGACCGGGCCTTGTACGCGGCCAAGCATCAGGGGCGTGGCCGGGCGTTGCGCTATGCCGAGGTGTGCTGA
- a CDS encoding GntP family permease — protein sequence MFGLATDTFLLLDALVTIVGLILLITHFKVHPFVALTLAAGFLGLTSGMPVAKVMKSFQDGFGGVLGFVGIVLALGTMLGKLMADSGGADQIAQTLIRAFGKQKVHWAMMFAAFLVGIPLFFEIGFVLLIPLVFIVARRSGVSLVKIGIPLLAGLSVVHGLVPPHPGPLLAIGIFHADIGKTIFYGLLVALPTAVIAGPLFGNFISRYIPGNPSQELMDQIARDSNQQNLPSFSVTLITVLLPVVLMLLKTFADVVLPAEHIVRQWMDLIGHPITALLAALLLAFYTFGSARGFNRQQIMKMLDQSLAPTAAIVLIVGAGGGFKQMLVDTGVGNVIGQMAVQAEISPILLAWLVAAVIRIATGSATVATITGAGIVAPVIDLVPGVNRELLVLATGAGSLILSHVNDAGFWLVKQYFNMTVAETFKTWSMMETILSVVGIIFIMLLSMVV from the coding sequence ATGTTCGGACTGGCTACCGATACCTTCCTGTTGCTCGACGCACTGGTCACCATCGTCGGGCTCATCCTGCTGATCACCCATTTCAAAGTCCACCCCTTCGTCGCCCTCACCCTGGCCGCGGGCTTTCTCGGCCTGACCTCCGGCATGCCGGTGGCCAAGGTGATGAAGTCGTTCCAGGACGGCTTCGGCGGCGTGCTCGGCTTCGTCGGCATCGTCCTCGCGCTGGGTACCATGCTCGGCAAGCTGATGGCCGACTCTGGCGGCGCCGACCAGATCGCCCAGACGCTGATCCGCGCCTTCGGCAAGCAGAAGGTGCACTGGGCGATGATGTTCGCCGCCTTCCTGGTGGGCATCCCGCTGTTCTTCGAGATTGGCTTCGTGCTGCTGATCCCGCTGGTGTTCATCGTCGCCCGCCGCTCCGGCGTGTCGCTGGTGAAGATCGGCATCCCGCTGCTGGCCGGCCTGTCAGTGGTGCACGGCCTGGTGCCGCCGCACCCGGGGCCACTGCTGGCGATCGGCATCTTCCACGCCGACATCGGCAAGACCATCTTCTACGGCCTGCTGGTGGCCCTGCCGACCGCAGTGATCGCAGGCCCGCTGTTCGGCAACTTCATCTCGCGCTATATCCCGGGCAACCCGTCCCAGGAGCTGATGGACCAGATCGCCCGCGACTCGAACCAGCAGAACCTGCCGAGCTTCAGCGTGACCCTGATCACCGTGCTGCTGCCGGTGGTGCTGATGCTGCTGAAAACCTTCGCCGACGTGGTACTGCCGGCCGAGCACATCGTGCGCCAGTGGATGGACCTGATCGGCCACCCGATCACCGCCCTTCTCGCCGCCCTGCTGCTGGCCTTCTACACCTTCGGTTCGGCCCGCGGCTTCAACCGCCAGCAGATCATGAAGATGCTCGACCAAAGCCTGGCGCCCACCGCCGCCATCGTGCTGATCGTCGGCGCCGGCGGCGGCTTCAAGCAGATGCTGGTGGACACCGGCGTCGGCAACGTGATCGGGCAGATGGCGGTGCAGGCCGAGATCTCGCCGATCCTGCTGGCCTGGCTGGTGGCGGCGGTGATCCGCATTGCCACCGGCTCCGCGACCGTGGCCACCATCACCGGCGCCGGCATCGTCGCCCCGGTGATCGACCTGGTGCCAGGGGTGAACCGTGAACTGCTGGTGCTGGCCACCGGCGCCGGTTCCTTGATCCTGTCCCACGTCAACGACGCCGGGTTCTGGCTGGTCAAGCAGTACTTCAACATGACCGTGGCCGAGACCTTCAAGACCTGGAGCATGATGGAGACCATCCTTTCGGTGGTCGGCATCATCTTCATCATGTTGCTGTCGATGGTAGTGTGA
- a CDS encoding sensor histidine kinase, producing MDLAPRPDTLLPAETAPARKPFNLLRWYAWVSLAVIVSVGVGLGLISSRFIINESVERDALLTAQFITSIADAEVRHVSIPNVRTMGELLDPRTDKALSDVDPEARRRARGEFLDHIAHLPDILLANIYAPDRTVIWSSNPALIGKLIESDDDLDRAFAYKMRVSASYHDFERARSEQKFVTPPEELFIENYIPLFDADDENVTAMVEIYKEPHDLIVRIEHGLLLIWLAIAVGAGLVYVGLYGIMRRAARLMAVQQKRLIGNETFVALGEVSSAVAHSLRNPLASIRSSAELAQAFDDGPAQKNISDIISQVDRMSQWVRELLQSLRPLGDEAVPVDVAQAVRDSFLAHDQALRQRGVRLVMDELPTARVLGQPALLGQIFNSLIANALESMEAGGELRVEVVRHDRRTLSLRLSDTGKGMNEQQQRMAFRPFFTTKQGGVGVGLMLVKRIMECFGGSVRLSSREGMGTRVLLNFRVAVM from the coding sequence ATGGACCTCGCCCCCCGTCCCGACACACTGCTGCCCGCCGAGACCGCCCCGGCGCGCAAGCCGTTCAACCTGCTGCGCTGGTACGCCTGGGTGAGCCTGGCTGTCATCGTCTCGGTGGGTGTCGGCCTGGGCCTGATCTCCAGCCGCTTCATCATCAATGAGAGTGTCGAGCGCGACGCCTTGCTTACCGCGCAGTTCATCACCTCCATCGCCGATGCCGAAGTACGTCATGTGTCGATCCCCAACGTGCGGACCATGGGCGAACTGCTCGACCCGCGTACCGACAAGGCCCTGTCGGACGTCGACCCCGAGGCCCGGCGCCGTGCCCGGGGTGAGTTCCTCGACCATATCGCCCATCTGCCGGATATACTCCTGGCCAACATCTACGCCCCCGATCGCACGGTGATCTGGTCGAGCAACCCGGCGCTGATCGGCAAACTGATCGAGTCCGACGACGACCTCGACCGGGCCTTCGCGTACAAGATGCGGGTGTCGGCCAGCTACCACGACTTCGAGCGGGCGCGCAGCGAGCAGAAGTTCGTCACCCCGCCCGAGGAGCTGTTCATCGAGAACTACATTCCCCTGTTCGATGCCGACGACGAAAACGTCACGGCCATGGTCGAGATCTACAAGGAGCCCCACGACCTGATCGTGCGCATCGAGCACGGCCTGCTGCTGATCTGGCTGGCCATCGCCGTGGGCGCCGGGCTGGTCTACGTCGGCCTGTACGGCATCATGCGCCGCGCGGCGCGGCTGATGGCGGTGCAGCAGAAGCGGCTGATCGGCAATGAAACCTTCGTCGCCCTGGGCGAGGTGTCGTCGGCGGTGGCGCACAGCCTGCGCAACCCGCTGGCGAGCATCCGCTCCAGCGCCGAACTGGCCCAGGCGTTCGATGATGGCCCGGCGCAGAAGAACATCAGCGACATCATCAGCCAGGTCGACCGCATGTCGCAGTGGGTGCGTGAGCTGCTGCAGTCATTGCGCCCGCTCGGTGACGAGGCCGTGCCGGTGGATGTGGCCCAAGCCGTGCGCGACAGCTTCCTGGCCCATGACCAGGCGCTGCGGCAGAGGGGGGTGCGTCTGGTCATGGACGAGCTGCCGACGGCCCGGGTGCTGGGCCAACCGGCTTTGCTCGGGCAGATCTTCAACAGCCTGATTGCCAACGCCCTGGAGTCGATGGAGGCGGGTGGAGAGCTGCGCGTGGAGGTGGTGCGCCACGACCGCCGCACCCTCAGCCTGCGCCTCTCGGACACCGGCAAGGGCATGAATGAGCAGCAGCAGCGCATGGCCTTCCGGCCATTCTTCACCACCAAGCAGGGTGGCGTGGGCGTGGGGCTGATGCTGGTCAAACGGATCATGGAGTGCTTTGGTGGTTCGGTGCGGTTGAGCAGTCGCGAGGGGATGGGGACACGGGTGTTATTGAATTTTCGTGTCGCAGTTATGTGA
- a CDS encoding RHS repeat-associated core domain-containing protein has translation MDKSNRGRSAAPGILAVDRQATVLRRSHVSQPSIFTYCPYGYLPERNDSTLLRFNGQPLELPIPLYLLGNGYRAFNSVLMRFHSADSKSPFGDGGINVYTYCAGDRVNNTDPSGHILEKVRNAITGRVEFEGPYQVLYKGTDKIAPTVFHKEVLLSGMAGFVTHSKLDRPLLLDEFGNLNNAKLVAKEEIGPRLKGLKAYRKDPNKPFMLLGCYAGTAAAQIVANTLNRPVIAVMGKLKAPKAHLINQPLENGKPRPLREYDPEIDGKLITAVLHTFYPMAQVRSAS, from the coding sequence ATGGACAAATCAAACCGGGGCCGTTCAGCAGCACCGGGAATACTGGCTGTCGACCGGCAGGCCACTGTATTGAGGAGAAGCCATGTATCACAGCCCTCCATATTCACCTATTGCCCTTACGGCTACCTGCCAGAACGTAACGACTCAACGTTGTTGAGGTTCAACGGACAGCCTCTGGAGCTACCCATCCCCCTCTACCTTCTGGGCAATGGCTATCGCGCCTTCAATAGCGTCTTGATGCGCTTCCACTCCGCCGATAGTAAAAGCCCGTTCGGTGATGGAGGCATCAACGTCTATACCTACTGCGCGGGTGACCGGGTCAACAATACTGACCCATCCGGGCATATCTTGGAGAAAGTCCGTAATGCTATTACCGGAAGGGTCGAGTTCGAAGGGCCATACCAGGTGCTATACAAAGGCACTGACAAGATTGCGCCAACCGTGTTCCATAAAGAGGTACTACTTAGTGGGATGGCAGGTTTCGTTACACACTCCAAACTAGACCGCCCGCTATTATTAGATGAGTTCGGTAACTTAAACAATGCGAAATTAGTGGCGAAGGAGGAAATCGGTCCCAGACTAAAGGGGTTGAAAGCCTACCGCAAAGACCCAAACAAGCCTTTCATGTTGCTCGGATGCTATGCAGGGACCGCCGCTGCGCAGATTGTTGCCAATACATTGAATAGACCAGTTATTGCAGTCATGGGAAAGCTCAAAGCACCCAAGGCCCACCTAATCAATCAACCGTTAGAGAATGGTAAGCCCAGGCCTCTGCGTGAGTATGACCCTGAAATCGATGGCAAGCTGATAACAGCAGTGCTTCATACGTTTTATCCTATGGCTCAAGTCCGTAGCGCCTCATAG
- a CDS encoding sensor histidine kinase: MQTLDNDASDKPGSIASGLAAPLSEFNLLRWFSLVSLLIIASVAGGLGYVSTRFVVRDSVERDAMLTAQFIQAMAQAEVRHSQLPPGITMGELLDPRMDQQHLQFTPQLAESTRVEFLDHIEHLPDTLLANVYGRDRLVVWSTNSNLIGKRIDEDADLERAFHSRKSVSASYHKADEEREEQKFQREPRHLFIENYIPLFDSQGEQVLAMVEIYKEPQDLVRRIHRGYVLIWASTLVGGALIYFGLFWIVRRAASLLHHQQDRLVASETYVALGEMSSAVAHSLRNPLANIRSSAELAQDIASPAAQKNIGDIITQVDRMSRWVRDLLVSLRPASDEPESVDLVAAIEDTRQTFAPQIERNGVRFAFEGPSTQWVASQPLQLTQILNSLFANALEAMPQGGELRAEVRQLEDQQALLQLSDTGRGMNEQQRRMVFKPFFTTKQGGLGVGLALVKRIMERFGGAVELTSREEEGTRVSLTFKIAAGGDHGAQHPGGRG; this comes from the coding sequence ATGCAGACGCTCGACAATGATGCCTCTGACAAGCCCGGCAGTATCGCTTCTGGGTTGGCCGCGCCGCTGAGCGAGTTCAACCTGCTGCGCTGGTTCTCGCTGGTCAGCCTGTTGATTATCGCCTCGGTCGCCGGCGGGTTGGGATATGTCTCGACGCGTTTCGTGGTGCGTGACAGCGTTGAACGCGACGCCATGCTCACTGCCCAGTTCATCCAGGCCATGGCCCAGGCGGAGGTGCGCCATTCGCAACTGCCGCCCGGCATCACCATGGGCGAGCTGCTTGACCCGCGTATGGACCAGCAACACCTGCAGTTCACCCCACAACTGGCCGAGTCGACCCGGGTCGAGTTCCTTGACCACATCGAACACCTGCCCGACACCCTGCTGGCCAATGTCTACGGTCGCGACCGCCTGGTGGTCTGGTCGACCAACTCCAACTTGATTGGCAAGCGCATCGACGAGGACGCGGACCTGGAGCGCGCCTTCCATTCGCGCAAGTCAGTATCGGCCAGCTACCACAAGGCCGATGAGGAGCGCGAGGAGCAGAAGTTTCAGCGCGAGCCCCGGCACCTGTTCATCGAGAACTACATACCGCTGTTTGACAGCCAGGGCGAGCAGGTGCTGGCCATGGTCGAGATCTACAAGGAACCCCAGGACCTGGTGCGGCGCATCCACCGCGGCTACGTGCTGATCTGGGCCTCGACCCTGGTCGGCGGGGCGCTGATCTACTTCGGCCTGTTCTGGATCGTGCGCCGCGCCGCCAGCCTGCTGCACCACCAGCAGGACCGCCTGGTGGCCAGCGAGACCTACGTGGCCCTGGGCGAGATGTCCTCGGCGGTGGCCCACAGCCTGCGCAACCCGTTGGCCAATATCCGCTCCAGCGCGGAGCTTGCGCAGGACATCGCCAGCCCGGCGGCGCAGAAGAATATCGGCGATATCATCACCCAGGTCGATCGCATGTCGCGCTGGGTCCGCGACCTGCTGGTATCGCTGCGCCCGGCCAGCGACGAGCCCGAGTCAGTGGACCTGGTGGCGGCCATCGAGGATACGCGACAGACCTTCGCCCCGCAGATCGAGCGCAACGGCGTGCGCTTCGCCTTCGAGGGGCCGTCAACACAATGGGTGGCCAGCCAGCCGCTGCAACTGACGCAGATTCTCAACAGCCTGTTCGCCAACGCCCTGGAGGCCATGCCCCAGGGCGGCGAGCTGCGCGCCGAGGTGCGCCAGCTGGAGGACCAGCAGGCCCTGTTGCAGCTCAGTGATACCGGCAGGGGCATGAACGAGCAGCAACGGCGCATGGTGTTCAAGCCGTTCTTCACCACCAAGCAGGGCGGCCTGGGTGTCGGCCTGGCCCTGGTCAAGCGGATCATGGAGCGCTTTGGCGGCGCGGTCGAGCTGACCAGCCGCGAAGAGGAAGGAACCCGCGTCAGCCTGACTTTCAAAATTGCAGCGGGAGGGGACCATGGAGCACAGCATCCTGGTGGTCGAGGATGA